In the genome of Cyclopterus lumpus isolate fCycLum1 chromosome 19, fCycLum1.pri, whole genome shotgun sequence, one region contains:
- the LOC117748913 gene encoding glycylpeptide N-tetradecanoyltransferase 2-like isoform X2 produces MSFSDKKLTEDKSLKGSKKKQKKEDAWKSEGPRDPFAMLDALPEMKQQEIQRALHLFSIGPSLPKTLQQAKTHTYHFWDTQPVRRLGDGVGTHGPIVEGEASLRKEPSSLPSGFSWDTLDLSSPTVLRELCTLLNENYMEEDDNTMRREFSLEYLQWALQPPNWLAQWNCGVRVHTNNKLVGFIAALPADVRMYETEKRMSQVKFLCVHKKLRLKRMTPVLIRELTRRINQHGLYQAVYTAGIVLPTPLSSCRYWLRPLNPRKLTEVSYPGLRQNMNLHRALKFYRLPEVTKTPGLRPLAKEDVVGVHSLLQANLCKFHLSSMLSLQEVEHWLLPRESVIDTYVVEGDAGTLTDVVSFYSVSSRVLNHPVHTGLRAAHLLYVAATTTDPVDLMEDTLVLAKSKGFDVFSALDVMDNKSFLENLKFSIMDKSLHFYLYNWMCPNMSPDKVGLIFPN; encoded by the exons ATGTCTTTCAGTGATAAGAAGCTGACAGAGGACAAGAGTCTAAAAGGGAGcaaaaagaagcaaaagaagGAAGATGCCTGGAAATCAGAAGGACCCAGGGATCCATTTGCTATG CTGGACGCTCTTCCGGAGATGAAGCAGCAGGAGATCCAGAGGGCCCTGCACCTCTTCTCCATAGGCCCAAGTCTGCCAAAGACCCTGCAGCAggccaaaacacacacttaccatTTCTGGGACACACAGCCTGTCCGCAGACTGG GTGACGGTGTTGGGACTCATGGCCCAATAGTAGAGGGTGAAGCCAGTCTCCGTAAGGAGCCCTCCTCCCTACCTTCAGGTTTCTCCTGGGACACGCTGGACCTGAGCAGCCCTACTGTG TTGAGAGAGCTTTGCACTCTGCTCAACGAGAACTACATGGAAGAGGATGACAACACTATGAGACGTGAGTTCTCGCTGGAGTATCTGCAATG GGCTTTACAACCTCCTAACTGGCTGGCCCAGTGGAACTGTGGTGTGCGAGTACACACCAATAACAAATTAGTCGGCTTCATTGCCGCTCTTCCTGCAGATGTGCGCATGTATGAGAC GGAGAAGCGGATGTCGCAGGTCAAATTCCTGTGTGTTCATAAGAAGCTGCGCCTCAAGCGGATGACCCCAGTTCTGATCCGAGAGCTCACCAGACGGATCAACCAGCATGGTCTCTACCAGGCTGTCTACACAGCTGGCATTGTGCTGCCCACACCACTAAGCTCCTGCAG GTACTGGCTTCGCCCTCTGAATCCCCGAAAGCTGACCGAGGTGAGCTACCCGGGTCTGAGACAGAACATGAACCTGCACAGAGCTCTCAAATTCTACCGTCTGCCTGAG gTGACAAAGACTCCAGGTCTGCGCCCTCTGGCTAAAGAAGATGTGGTGGGGGTCCACTCACTACTGCAGGCCAACCTCTGCAAGTTTCACCTCAGCTCCATGTTGTCTTTGCAGGAAGTAGAGCACTGGCTGTTGCCCAGGGAGAGTGTGATCGACACCTATGTCGTAGAG GGTGATGCTGGCACACTGACAGACGTGGTGAGTTTCTACAGCGTCTCCTCCAGGGTGCTGAATCACCCAGTCCACACTGGCCTGAGAGCAGCTCATCTCCTTTACGTCGCCGCTACCACCACAGACCCAGTCGACCTGATGGAGGACACACTGGTCCTGGCTAAGTCT AAAGGGTTTGACGTCTTCTCTGCGCTCGACGTGATGGATAACAAGAGTTTCCTGGAAAACCTCAAATTCAGCATCATGGATAAGAGTCTACATTTCTATCTGTACAACTGGATGTGTCCTAATATGAGCCCGGACAAG GTGGGCTTGATCTTCCCAAACTGA
- the LOC117748913 gene encoding glycylpeptide N-tetradecanoyltransferase 1-like isoform X3 has protein sequence MTDSNLFDKKLTEDKSLKGSKKKQKKEDAWKSEGPRDPFAMLDALPEMKQQEIQRALHLFSIGPSLPKTLQQAKTHTYHFWDTQPVRRLGDGVGTHGPIVEGEASLRKEPSSLPSGFSWDTLDLSSPTVLRELCTLLNENYMEEDDNTMRREFSLEYLQWEKRMSQVKFLCVHKKLRLKRMTPVLIRELTRRINQHGLYQAVYTAGIVLPTPLSSCRYWLRPLNPRKLTEVSYPGLRQNMNLHRALKFYRLPEVTKTPGLRPLAKEDVVGVHSLLQANLCKFHLSSMLSLQEVEHWLLPRESVIDTYVVEGDAGTLTDVVSFYSVSSRVLNHPVHTGLRAAHLLYVAATTTDPVDLMEDTLVLAKSKGFDVFSALDVMDNKSFLENLKFSIMDKSLHFYLYNWMCPNMSPDKVGLIFPN, from the exons ATGACAGATTCAAACTTGTT TGATAAGAAGCTGACAGAGGACAAGAGTCTAAAAGGGAGcaaaaagaagcaaaagaagGAAGATGCCTGGAAATCAGAAGGACCCAGGGATCCATTTGCTATG CTGGACGCTCTTCCGGAGATGAAGCAGCAGGAGATCCAGAGGGCCCTGCACCTCTTCTCCATAGGCCCAAGTCTGCCAAAGACCCTGCAGCAggccaaaacacacacttaccatTTCTGGGACACACAGCCTGTCCGCAGACTGG GTGACGGTGTTGGGACTCATGGCCCAATAGTAGAGGGTGAAGCCAGTCTCCGTAAGGAGCCCTCCTCCCTACCTTCAGGTTTCTCCTGGGACACGCTGGACCTGAGCAGCCCTACTGTG TTGAGAGAGCTTTGCACTCTGCTCAACGAGAACTACATGGAAGAGGATGACAACACTATGAGACGTGAGTTCTCGCTGGAGTATCTGCAATG GGAGAAGCGGATGTCGCAGGTCAAATTCCTGTGTGTTCATAAGAAGCTGCGCCTCAAGCGGATGACCCCAGTTCTGATCCGAGAGCTCACCAGACGGATCAACCAGCATGGTCTCTACCAGGCTGTCTACACAGCTGGCATTGTGCTGCCCACACCACTAAGCTCCTGCAG GTACTGGCTTCGCCCTCTGAATCCCCGAAAGCTGACCGAGGTGAGCTACCCGGGTCTGAGACAGAACATGAACCTGCACAGAGCTCTCAAATTCTACCGTCTGCCTGAG gTGACAAAGACTCCAGGTCTGCGCCCTCTGGCTAAAGAAGATGTGGTGGGGGTCCACTCACTACTGCAGGCCAACCTCTGCAAGTTTCACCTCAGCTCCATGTTGTCTTTGCAGGAAGTAGAGCACTGGCTGTTGCCCAGGGAGAGTGTGATCGACACCTATGTCGTAGAG GGTGATGCTGGCACACTGACAGACGTGGTGAGTTTCTACAGCGTCTCCTCCAGGGTGCTGAATCACCCAGTCCACACTGGCCTGAGAGCAGCTCATCTCCTTTACGTCGCCGCTACCACCACAGACCCAGTCGACCTGATGGAGGACACACTGGTCCTGGCTAAGTCT AAAGGGTTTGACGTCTTCTCTGCGCTCGACGTGATGGATAACAAGAGTTTCCTGGAAAACCTCAAATTCAGCATCATGGATAAGAGTCTACATTTCTATCTGTACAACTGGATGTGTCCTAATATGAGCCCGGACAAG GTGGGCTTGATCTTCCCAAACTGA
- the LOC117748913 gene encoding glycylpeptide N-tetradecanoyltransferase 2-like isoform X1: MTDSNLFDKKLTEDKSLKGSKKKQKKEDAWKSEGPRDPFAMLDALPEMKQQEIQRALHLFSIGPSLPKTLQQAKTHTYHFWDTQPVRRLGDGVGTHGPIVEGEASLRKEPSSLPSGFSWDTLDLSSPTVLRELCTLLNENYMEEDDNTMRREFSLEYLQWALQPPNWLAQWNCGVRVHTNNKLVGFIAALPADVRMYETEKRMSQVKFLCVHKKLRLKRMTPVLIRELTRRINQHGLYQAVYTAGIVLPTPLSSCRYWLRPLNPRKLTEVSYPGLRQNMNLHRALKFYRLPEVTKTPGLRPLAKEDVVGVHSLLQANLCKFHLSSMLSLQEVEHWLLPRESVIDTYVVEGDAGTLTDVVSFYSVSSRVLNHPVHTGLRAAHLLYVAATTTDPVDLMEDTLVLAKSKGFDVFSALDVMDNKSFLENLKFSIMDKSLHFYLYNWMCPNMSPDKVGLIFPN; the protein is encoded by the exons ATGACAGATTCAAACTTGTT TGATAAGAAGCTGACAGAGGACAAGAGTCTAAAAGGGAGcaaaaagaagcaaaagaagGAAGATGCCTGGAAATCAGAAGGACCCAGGGATCCATTTGCTATG CTGGACGCTCTTCCGGAGATGAAGCAGCAGGAGATCCAGAGGGCCCTGCACCTCTTCTCCATAGGCCCAAGTCTGCCAAAGACCCTGCAGCAggccaaaacacacacttaccatTTCTGGGACACACAGCCTGTCCGCAGACTGG GTGACGGTGTTGGGACTCATGGCCCAATAGTAGAGGGTGAAGCCAGTCTCCGTAAGGAGCCCTCCTCCCTACCTTCAGGTTTCTCCTGGGACACGCTGGACCTGAGCAGCCCTACTGTG TTGAGAGAGCTTTGCACTCTGCTCAACGAGAACTACATGGAAGAGGATGACAACACTATGAGACGTGAGTTCTCGCTGGAGTATCTGCAATG GGCTTTACAACCTCCTAACTGGCTGGCCCAGTGGAACTGTGGTGTGCGAGTACACACCAATAACAAATTAGTCGGCTTCATTGCCGCTCTTCCTGCAGATGTGCGCATGTATGAGAC GGAGAAGCGGATGTCGCAGGTCAAATTCCTGTGTGTTCATAAGAAGCTGCGCCTCAAGCGGATGACCCCAGTTCTGATCCGAGAGCTCACCAGACGGATCAACCAGCATGGTCTCTACCAGGCTGTCTACACAGCTGGCATTGTGCTGCCCACACCACTAAGCTCCTGCAG GTACTGGCTTCGCCCTCTGAATCCCCGAAAGCTGACCGAGGTGAGCTACCCGGGTCTGAGACAGAACATGAACCTGCACAGAGCTCTCAAATTCTACCGTCTGCCTGAG gTGACAAAGACTCCAGGTCTGCGCCCTCTGGCTAAAGAAGATGTGGTGGGGGTCCACTCACTACTGCAGGCCAACCTCTGCAAGTTTCACCTCAGCTCCATGTTGTCTTTGCAGGAAGTAGAGCACTGGCTGTTGCCCAGGGAGAGTGTGATCGACACCTATGTCGTAGAG GGTGATGCTGGCACACTGACAGACGTGGTGAGTTTCTACAGCGTCTCCTCCAGGGTGCTGAATCACCCAGTCCACACTGGCCTGAGAGCAGCTCATCTCCTTTACGTCGCCGCTACCACCACAGACCCAGTCGACCTGATGGAGGACACACTGGTCCTGGCTAAGTCT AAAGGGTTTGACGTCTTCTCTGCGCTCGACGTGATGGATAACAAGAGTTTCCTGGAAAACCTCAAATTCAGCATCATGGATAAGAGTCTACATTTCTATCTGTACAACTGGATGTGTCCTAATATGAGCCCGGACAAG GTGGGCTTGATCTTCCCAAACTGA